A genomic window from Streptomyces broussonetiae includes:
- a CDS encoding response regulator yields MADTFGPMRDEDAEDGVIGRDPDAGSSRGEPIRVLVVDDHALFRRGLEIVLAAEEDIQVVGEAGDGAEAVEKAADLLPDIVLMDVRMPKRGGIEACTSIKEVAPSAKIIMLTISDEEADLYDAIKAGATGYLLKEISTDEVATAIRAVADGQSQISPSMASKLLTEFKSMIQRTDERRLVPAPRLTDRELEVLKLVATGMNNRDIAKELFISENTVKNHVRNILEKLQLHSRMEAVVYAMREKILEIR; encoded by the coding sequence ATGGCGGACACCTTCGGACCGATGCGGGACGAAGATGCCGAAGACGGTGTCATCGGCAGGGACCCGGACGCGGGCTCCTCACGTGGGGAGCCGATCAGAGTCCTGGTGGTGGACGACCACGCCCTCTTCCGGCGGGGCCTGGAGATCGTGCTCGCGGCCGAGGAGGACATCCAGGTCGTCGGCGAGGCCGGTGACGGCGCCGAGGCCGTAGAGAAGGCCGCCGACCTGCTGCCCGACATCGTGCTGATGGACGTTCGCATGCCCAAACGGGGCGGGATCGAGGCCTGCACCTCCATCAAGGAGGTGGCCCCCAGCGCCAAGATCATCATGTTGACGATCAGCGACGAGGAGGCCGACCTCTACGACGCGATCAAGGCGGGGGCGACCGGATATCTCCTCAAGGAGATCTCCACGGACGAGGTGGCCACCGCCATTCGTGCGGTGGCCGACGGGCAGTCGCAGATCAGCCCGTCCATGGCGTCCAAGCTCCTCACCGAGTTCAAGTCGATGATCCAGCGCACCGACGAGCGCCGGCTGGTTCCGGCGCCCCGGCTGACCGACCGGGAACTGGAAGTCCTCAAGCTCGTCGCCACCGGGATGAACAACCGCGACATCGCCAAAGAGCTGTTCATCTCCGAGAACACCGTGAAGAACCACGTCCGCAACATCCTGGAGAAGCTCCAGCTGCACTCCCGGATGGAAGCCGTGGTCTATGCGATGCGGGAGAAGATCCTCGAGATCCGGTAG
- a CDS encoding proline-rich domain-containing protein — translation MTDTPGWASPGSAPSSEGREPGASGPTEPADRPGETEPAPQPGTGPQGPGAKWSKEQPPPGQWSAPTGASGPHQAPPPSPGWGGQQPGAPGPGGYGAGYGRPGGYGAWGGGWGGPPSAAKPGVIPLRPLGVGEILDGAVSTMRAYWRTVLGISLIVALIMNVSMVLIQGFVLNDVVVQNTLSDPNATPAEALHALRDTMIGAGVVSVIRTIAIIVATALLTPVTSRAVLGRTVTARENWREARPQIPKLFGLLILLGLIFAGVMLAGALPGLLVLVAGGDNAGSALLSLGVLAASIVTVWLWIRFYLAAPALMLERQGIVKSLKRSAKLVRGSWWRIFGIMLLTLLITGIVSAIITIPFTAIGAAVSGDSMDNLLGTSGGHVGWAALIISGIGALIGTTLTLPISAGVTVLLYIDQRIRREALDLELARAAGVQDYGTGAPGPVRGS, via the coding sequence ATGACAGACACTCCGGGCTGGGCCTCGCCCGGATCCGCCCCGTCGTCCGAGGGGCGGGAACCCGGCGCGTCCGGCCCCACCGAGCCCGCCGACCGCCCCGGCGAGACCGAGCCCGCGCCGCAGCCGGGCACGGGCCCGCAGGGCCCAGGCGCGAAGTGGTCCAAGGAGCAGCCGCCACCGGGGCAGTGGTCCGCCCCCACCGGTGCCTCCGGCCCGCACCAGGCCCCGCCGCCCAGCCCCGGCTGGGGCGGACAGCAGCCCGGCGCTCCGGGCCCCGGCGGGTACGGAGCCGGTTATGGCCGCCCCGGCGGCTACGGAGCCTGGGGCGGCGGCTGGGGCGGCCCCCCGTCGGCGGCCAAGCCCGGTGTCATTCCGCTGCGCCCGCTCGGCGTCGGCGAGATCCTCGACGGTGCCGTCTCCACCATGCGCGCCTACTGGCGCACGGTGCTCGGCATCTCGCTGATCGTCGCGCTGATCATGAACGTCAGCATGGTCCTGATCCAGGGCTTCGTCCTGAACGACGTCGTCGTCCAGAACACGCTCAGCGACCCCAACGCCACCCCTGCCGAAGCACTCCACGCCCTGCGCGACACCATGATCGGCGCCGGCGTCGTCTCGGTGATCCGGACGATCGCCATCATCGTCGCGACCGCTCTGCTCACCCCCGTCACCAGCCGGGCCGTCCTCGGCAGAACGGTCACGGCCCGAGAGAATTGGCGCGAAGCCCGGCCGCAGATCCCTAAGCTGTTCGGTCTGCTCATCCTGCTCGGTCTGATCTTCGCCGGCGTCATGCTGGCCGGCGCACTGCCCGGTCTGCTCGTCCTGGTCGCCGGCGGCGACAACGCCGGATCGGCCCTGCTCTCCCTGGGCGTCCTCGCCGCCAGCATCGTCACGGTGTGGCTGTGGATCCGCTTCTACCTCGCCGCGCCCGCCCTGATGCTGGAGCGCCAGGGCATCGTCAAGTCCCTCAAGCGCTCGGCGAAGCTCGTGCGCGGCTCCTGGTGGCGCATCTTCGGCATCATGCTGCTCACCCTCCTCATCACGGGCATCGTCTCGGCGATCATCACCATCCCCTTCACCGCCATCGGGGCCGCCGTGAGCGGCGACAGCATGGACAACCTGCTCGGCACCAGCGGCGGGCACGTGGGCTGGGCGGCCCTGATCATCAGCGGGATCGGCGCGCTGATCGGCACTACTCTCACCCTCCCGATCAGCGCGGGCGTCACCGTGCTCCTCTACATCGACCAGCGCATCCGCCGTGAGGCTCTCGACCTCGAACTGGCCCGCGCCGCCGGCGTCCAGGACTACGGCACCGGCGCACCCGGTCCCGTCCGGGGGAGCTGA
- the mtrA gene encoding two-component system response regulator MtrA: protein MMSFMKGRVLVVDDDTALAEMLGIVLRGEGFEPSFVADGDKALAAFRETKPDLVLLDLMLPGRDGIEVCRLIRAESGVPIVMLTAKSDTVDVVVGLESGADDYIVKPFKPKELVARIRARLRRSEEPAPEQLTIGDLVIDVAGHSVKRDGQSIALTPLEFDLLVALARKPWQVFTREVLLEQVWGYRHAADTRLVNVHVQRLRSKVEKDPERPEIVVTVRGVGYKAGPS, encoded by the coding sequence ATGATGTCGTTTATGAAGGGACGAGTCCTTGTCGTCGACGACGACACCGCACTGGCCGAGATGCTCGGCATCGTGCTGCGTGGTGAAGGTTTTGAGCCGTCTTTCGTAGCCGACGGTGACAAGGCGCTGGCCGCTTTCCGGGAGACCAAGCCTGACTTGGTGCTGCTCGATCTGATGCTGCCCGGCCGGGACGGCATCGAAGTGTGCCGGCTGATCCGGGCGGAGTCCGGGGTGCCGATCGTGATGCTCACGGCCAAGAGCGACACCGTCGATGTCGTGGTGGGCCTGGAGTCGGGTGCCGACGACTACATCGTCAAGCCGTTCAAGCCCAAGGAGCTGGTCGCCCGGATCCGGGCGCGGCTGCGGCGGTCGGAGGAGCCCGCGCCGGAGCAGCTCACCATCGGTGACCTGGTCATCGACGTGGCGGGGCACTCGGTGAAGCGGGACGGGCAGTCGATTGCGTTGACTCCGCTGGAGTTCGACCTGCTGGTCGCCCTCGCGCGCAAGCCGTGGCAGGTGTTCACGCGGGAGGTGCTGCTCGAGCAGGTGTGGGGCTACCGGCACGCCGCCGACACGCGGCTCGTCAATGTGCACGTCCAGCGGCTGCGTTCCAAGGTCGAGAAGGACCCGGAGCGTCCGGAGATCGTGGTGACCGTCCGTGGTGTCGGCTACAAGGCCGGACCGAGCTGA
- the hpf gene encoding ribosome hibernation-promoting factor, HPF/YfiA family, with amino-acid sequence MDIVVKGRKTEVPERFRKHVAEKLKLEKIQKLDGKVISLDVEVSKEPNPRQADRCDRVEITLRSRGPVIRAEAAASDPYAALDLAAEKLDARLRKQHDKRFSRRGARRISAAEVPDHVPGAATLNGNGLPVQEDETDGVPTKKIGSLEIKGEGPLVVREKTHVAAPISLDQALYEMELVGHDFYLFVDAETKQPSVVYRRHAYDYGVIHLDPDRMVAEAQPHAAGGTLGG; translated from the coding sequence GTGGACATCGTCGTCAAGGGCCGCAAGACCGAGGTGCCCGAGCGGTTCCGCAAGCACGTGGCCGAGAAGCTGAAGCTGGAGAAGATCCAGAAGCTCGACGGCAAGGTGATCAGCCTCGACGTCGAGGTGTCCAAGGAGCCCAACCCCCGACAGGCCGACCGCTGTGACCGAGTGGAGATCACCCTCCGCTCCCGCGGTCCGGTGATCCGGGCGGAAGCGGCGGCCAGCGACCCGTACGCGGCACTCGACCTGGCGGCGGAGAAGCTGGACGCGCGGCTGCGCAAGCAGCACGACAAGCGTTTCTCGCGGCGCGGCGCGCGCCGGATCTCGGCGGCCGAGGTCCCCGACCACGTCCCCGGCGCGGCGACGCTGAACGGCAACGGCCTGCCCGTCCAGGAGGACGAGACGGACGGAGTGCCGACGAAGAAGATCGGCTCGCTGGAGATCAAGGGGGAAGGCCCCCTCGTCGTTCGCGAGAAGACCCACGTAGCCGCACCCATAAGCCTGGACCAGGCCCTCTACGAGATGGAACTGGTCGGCCACGACTTCTACCTGTTCGTCGACGCCGAGACGAAGCAGCCGAGCGTCGTCTACCGGCGCCACGCCTACGACTACGGCGTGATCCATCTCGACCCGGACCGGATGGTCGCTGAGGCACAGCCCCACGCGGCGGGGGGCACGCTGGGCGGCTGA
- a CDS encoding DUF4129 domain-containing protein: MALLAAGGSGDGPPVTTPRDPAREAARRELAKRMYHENDPGLFQRALNAFWDWLDRLFSSAASATPGGTLGLIVVVLFVVAVLAALWWRLGIPRRQPASAAVLFDDRPRSAAEHRAAGEAHAAQSHWNQAVQERMRAIVRSLEERALLDVRPGRTADEAAAEAGRTLPSHLGRLVAAAREFDDVTYGGRRASKDSYHRIAELDRDLERTRPALAHSAASTASPAHNTRQGDAE, translated from the coding sequence ATGGCCCTCCTCGCGGCCGGCGGCTCGGGGGACGGGCCGCCCGTGACCACCCCACGCGATCCCGCGCGGGAAGCGGCCCGGCGCGAGCTGGCCAAGCGGATGTACCACGAGAACGACCCCGGCCTGTTCCAGCGCGCCCTGAACGCGTTCTGGGACTGGCTCGACCGGCTCTTCAGCTCTGCCGCCTCGGCGACACCCGGCGGCACGCTCGGCTTGATCGTCGTGGTCCTGTTCGTCGTCGCCGTTCTGGCCGCCCTGTGGTGGCGCCTGGGCATCCCGCGCCGCCAACCCGCCTCCGCAGCCGTCCTGTTCGACGACCGTCCCCGTAGCGCCGCCGAGCACCGTGCGGCCGGCGAGGCGCACGCGGCACAGAGCCACTGGAACCAGGCCGTCCAGGAACGCATGCGGGCCATCGTCCGCTCCCTGGAGGAACGGGCCCTGCTCGATGTCCGCCCCGGCCGCACCGCCGACGAGGCGGCCGCCGAGGCCGGCCGCACCCTCCCCTCGCACCTGGGCCGACTCGTGGCCGCCGCCCGGGAGTTCGACGACGTGACGTACGGCGGACGCCGCGCGAGCAAGGATTCGTACCACCGCATCGCCGAACTGGACCGCGACCTGGAACGCACGAGGCCTGCCCTCGCCCACAGCGCAGCCAGTACCGCCAGTCCCGCCCACAACACCCGCCAGGGGGACGCCGAGTGA
- a CDS encoding ComF family protein gives MRGWWRDLSDLVLPADCAGCGAPRTVLCTRCRAALGRGAARRVRPVPEPAGLPVVHAAAPYAKEVRELLLAHKERGALALAGALGVALAGAVRAGLGPGGARAGGAGEEPVDAGGDAASVVLVPVPSARWAVRARGHDPVRRMALAAARELRRTGTPARVAAVLRQRRPVADQAGLDARRRLANLSGALEVTAGGGRLLGTGRVVLVDDLITTGASLAEAARALGDVAPSRREEEREVRTSVYAAVTREGREERRSGTRPERGKWVHGAPERTAEKALGYALRAAVVAAPGDSFEINRN, from the coding sequence ATGCGGGGCTGGTGGCGGGACCTCAGCGACCTGGTGCTGCCGGCCGACTGCGCGGGCTGCGGAGCGCCTCGTACGGTGCTCTGCACGCGCTGCCGGGCCGCGCTGGGCAGGGGCGCGGCCCGGCGGGTGCGGCCGGTGCCGGAGCCGGCCGGGCTGCCGGTGGTCCACGCGGCGGCTCCCTATGCGAAGGAGGTGCGGGAGCTGCTGCTCGCACACAAGGAGCGGGGCGCGCTGGCCCTTGCGGGAGCGCTGGGCGTAGCGCTGGCGGGGGCCGTGCGGGCGGGGCTCGGCCCGGGCGGTGCCCGTGCCGGAGGCGCTGGTGAAGAGCCGGTCGACGCCGGGGGAGACGCGGCGAGCGTGGTACTCGTCCCTGTGCCCTCCGCACGCTGGGCCGTGCGGGCGCGTGGGCACGATCCGGTACGGCGGATGGCGCTCGCGGCGGCCCGGGAGCTGCGGCGCACCGGGACACCGGCCCGGGTGGCGGCCGTGCTGCGCCAGCGGCGGCCGGTGGCGGACCAGGCCGGGCTCGACGCGCGGCGGCGCCTGGCGAACCTCTCGGGCGCGCTGGAGGTGACGGCGGGCGGTGGCCGGCTGCTCGGCACGGGACGGGTCGTGCTCGTCGACGACCTGATCACGACCGGCGCCAGCCTCGCAGAGGCCGCACGGGCTCTTGGGGATGTGGCCCCGTCGCGTCGCGAGGAGGAACGCGAAGTGAGAACGTCCGTGTATGCAGCCGTAACTCGGGAAGGAAGGGAGGAACGACGGAGCGGAACGCGTCCGGAACGCGGGAAGTGGGTGCATGGTGCACCGGAAAGGACGGCGGAGAAGGCCCTCGGGTACGCGCTCCGCGCGGCCGTGGTCGCGGCTCCCGGCGATTCTTTCGAAATAAACAGGAACTGA
- the mtrB gene encoding MtrAB system histidine kinase MtrB, producing the protein MSRDGAASAPGRSGARPGRPAGRTAGARFRSLFEGGLLEGGVQGSPVLRLFLRWVRRPLLPVMRLWRRNIQLRVVATTLLMSLGVVLLLGFVVIGQVRNGLLDAKVKASQSQATGGFAVAKQRADEAASGAVTGTNTTAGTGDGTSTADGRQSQNVIQWMSDLVESLSSGGAGAFDVVTLPVGDDSGGGRSPRGSGNVNPTSSVPADLRERVNSGMTAAQSYTRIVYSNGKDSQPALVIGKQVNDPNGRPYELYYLFPLTQEEKSLSLVKGTLATAGLFVVVLLGAIAWLVVRQVVTPVRMAAGIAERLSAGRLQERMKVTGEDDIARLGEAFNKMAQNLQVKIQQLEDLSRMQRRFVSDVSHELRTPLTTVRMAADVIHEAREDFDPVTARSAELLADQLDRFESLLADLLEISRFDAGAAALEAEPIDLREVVRRVVSGAAPLAERKGTHIRVLGDQQPVVAEADARRVERVLRNLVVNAVEHGEGKDVVVKLAAAGGAVAVAVRDYGVGLKPGEATRVFSRFWRADPARARTTGGTGLGLSIALEDARLHGGWLQAWGEPGGGSQFRLTLPRTADEPLRGSPIPLEPKDSRRNRGLDEAGLPGGGEEKRATVPVQQGGTQVPALPPRASIAPRLAGVTPAAGPTALPGNGNGTRVVPRPTGGTRRPDDGSAAGPAGDAGAAPQEAAAAEDSTTEPGEAFRGR; encoded by the coding sequence ATGTCCAGGGACGGCGCCGCTTCGGCTCCCGGCCGGTCCGGGGCCCGTCCGGGGCGGCCTGCCGGCCGGACAGCCGGTGCGCGCTTCAGGAGCCTCTTCGAGGGCGGGCTGCTCGAGGGCGGGGTCCAGGGCAGCCCGGTCCTCAGACTGTTCCTGCGCTGGGTGCGTCGTCCGCTGCTGCCGGTGATGCGGCTGTGGCGGCGCAACATCCAGCTCAGGGTCGTCGCCACGACCCTGCTGATGTCGCTGGGTGTCGTCCTGCTGCTGGGCTTCGTCGTGATCGGGCAGGTGCGCAACGGCCTGCTGGACGCCAAGGTGAAGGCCTCGCAGAGCCAGGCCACGGGCGGGTTCGCGGTGGCCAAGCAGAGGGCGGACGAGGCGGCGAGCGGTGCCGTCACGGGCACGAACACGACAGCCGGCACCGGTGACGGCACCTCGACCGCGGACGGACGGCAGTCGCAGAACGTCATCCAGTGGATGAGTGATCTCGTGGAGTCGCTGTCCAGCGGTGGTGCGGGCGCCTTCGACGTGGTGACGCTGCCCGTCGGTGACGACAGCGGCGGGGGACGCAGCCCGCGCGGTTCCGGGAACGTCAACCCGACCTCCAGCGTGCCCGCCGATCTGCGCGAGCGGGTCAACAGCGGGATGACGGCCGCCCAGAGCTACACCCGGATCGTCTACTCCAACGGCAAGGACTCGCAGCCTGCGCTGGTCATCGGCAAGCAGGTCAACGACCCCAACGGGCGGCCGTACGAGCTGTACTACCTCTTCCCGCTCACGCAGGAGGAGAAGTCCCTGAGCCTGGTCAAGGGCACCCTGGCGACCGCGGGGCTGTTCGTCGTCGTGCTGCTCGGCGCCATCGCCTGGCTGGTGGTGCGCCAGGTCGTCACGCCGGTGCGGATGGCCGCCGGGATCGCGGAGCGGCTGTCCGCCGGGCGGTTGCAGGAGCGGATGAAGGTCACCGGCGAGGACGACATCGCGCGCCTCGGTGAAGCCTTCAACAAGATGGCGCAGAACCTCCAGGTGAAGATCCAGCAGTTGGAGGACCTGTCGCGGATGCAGCGCCGGTTCGTGTCGGACGTCTCGCACGAGCTGCGCACCCCGCTGACGACCGTCCGGATGGCCGCGGACGTCATCCACGAGGCGCGCGAGGACTTCGACCCGGTGACCGCGCGGTCGGCGGAGCTGCTCGCCGACCAGCTGGACCGGTTCGAGTCGCTGCTCGCGGACCTGCTGGAGATCAGCCGTTTCGACGCGGGCGCGGCGGCGCTGGAGGCCGAGCCGATAGACCTCAGGGAGGTCGTCCGGCGCGTGGTCAGCGGCGCCGCCCCGCTCGCCGAGCGCAAGGGCACGCACATACGAGTGCTCGGCGACCAGCAGCCCGTCGTCGCCGAGGCGGACGCGCGCCGCGTGGAGCGCGTGCTGCGCAACCTCGTGGTCAACGCCGTGGAGCACGGCGAGGGCAAGGACGTCGTCGTCAAGCTGGCCGCGGCGGGCGGCGCGGTCGCCGTCGCGGTGCGCGACTACGGCGTGGGGCTCAAGCCGGGTGAGGCGACGCGCGTCTTCAGCCGTTTCTGGCGGGCGGACCCGGCACGCGCGCGTACCACCGGAGGTACGGGACTTGGGCTGTCGATCGCCCTGGAGGACGCGCGGCTGCACGGCGGCTGGCTGCAGGCCTGGGGCGAGCCGGGCGGTGGCTCGCAGTTCCGGCTGACGCTGCCGCGGACCGCCGACGAGCCGCTGCGGGGCTCGCCCATACCGCTGGAGCCCAAGGACTCGCGCCGCAACCGTGGCCTCGACGAGGCCGGTCTGCCCGGCGGGGGCGAGGAGAAGCGGGCCACGGTTCCGGTGCAGCAGGGCGGCACTCAGGTGCCCGCGCTGCCGCCGCGCGCGTCGATCGCGCCGCGGCTGGCCGGTGTCACCCCGGCCGCCGGCCCGACCGCCCTGCCGGGCAACGGCAACGGCACGCGCGTGGTGCCCCGGCCCACCGGTGGCACGCGGCGCCCGGACGACGGGTCCGCCGCAGGCCCTGCGGGCGACGCGGGCGCGGCTCCGCAGGAAGCGGCCGCAGCGGAGGACTCGACGACCGAGCCAGGGGAGGCATTTCGTGGGCGCTGA
- the mtnA gene encoding S-methyl-5-thioribose-1-phosphate isomerase, with protein MADQQARTDGDKRPTEIPVIRWEEPPEGPVLVLLDQTRLPTEEVELVCTDAPALVEAIRSLAVRGAPLLGIAGAYGVALAAVRGFEVAEAARALEGARPTAVNLSVGVRRAQAAHQAALAKTGDPAAAAAAALAAARTLHREDAEASARMAAHGLALLEELQPGGGHRILTHCNTGSLVSGGEGTAFAVALRAHREGRLRRLWVDETRPLLQGARLTAYEAARSGMAYTLLTDNAAGSLFAAGEVDAVLIGADRIAADGSVANKVGSYPLAVLARYHHVPFIVVAPVTTIDPDTPDGASIEVEQRPGFEVTEVTAPQVPVTGAGGGIPVAPLGTQAYNPAFDVTPPELVTAIVTEAGAVSPVTAEALGTLCASSRQVTI; from the coding sequence ATGGCTGATCAGCAGGCGCGAACCGACGGGGACAAGCGGCCGACCGAGATACCCGTGATCCGATGGGAGGAACCACCCGAAGGCCCTGTGCTGGTCCTTCTCGACCAGACGCGGCTCCCGACCGAAGAGGTCGAGTTGGTGTGCACGGACGCGCCGGCGCTGGTGGAGGCGATCCGTTCGCTCGCCGTACGCGGGGCACCGCTGCTGGGGATCGCGGGGGCGTACGGCGTCGCGCTCGCCGCCGTGCGGGGCTTCGAGGTGGCCGAGGCGGCGCGGGCGCTCGAGGGTGCCCGGCCCACCGCGGTGAACCTGTCTGTAGGCGTGCGCCGGGCCCAGGCCGCGCACCAGGCGGCGCTGGCGAAGACCGGAGATCCGGCTGCGGCGGCCGCGGCGGCGCTGGCCGCCGCGCGGACGCTGCACCGCGAGGACGCCGAGGCCAGCGCCCGGATGGCGGCGCACGGCCTGGCACTGCTCGAGGAGCTGCAGCCCGGCGGTGGGCACCGGATCCTCACGCACTGCAACACCGGTTCGCTGGTGTCGGGCGGGGAGGGCACGGCCTTCGCGGTGGCTCTGCGCGCGCATCGGGAGGGACGGCTGCGGCGGTTGTGGGTGGACGAAACGCGTCCGTTGCTGCAAGGTGCTCGCCTGACGGCGTACGAAGCGGCCCGCAGTGGCATGGCGTACACCTTGCTCACCGACAACGCGGCGGGTTCCCTGTTCGCGGCGGGCGAGGTGGACGCGGTGCTGATCGGGGCGGACCGGATCGCGGCCGACGGCTCGGTGGCGAACAAGGTGGGGAGCTATCCGCTCGCTGTGCTGGCGCGGTACCACCATGTGCCGTTCATCGTGGTGGCGCCGGTGACGACGATCGACCCGGACACCCCTGACGGGGCGTCCATCGAGGTCGAGCAGCGTCCCGGCTTTGAAGTGACCGAGGTCACAGCACCCCAGGTGCCGGTGACAGGAGCAGGAGGCGGGATTCCGGTGGCACCCCTGGGGACCCAGGCGTACAACCCGGCGTTCGACGTGACGCCGCCCGAGCTGGTGACGGCCATCGTCACCGAGGCGGGAGCCGTTTCACCCGTGACGGCCGAGGCTCTTGGGACGCTGTGTGCCAGCTCACGCCAGGTAACGATTTAG
- a CDS encoding LpqB family beta-propeller domain-containing protein has translation MGADRMGGARWRPGRAVAYAASGVVLLAGCASMPDNGDLRNVESTPRQDTGVRVFAMPPAEGAGPAEIMQGFLEALTSDDPDYDTARKYLTDDAARAWRPERSTTVLANGPSIEPDCRPGGKPDPTSSVTCVLEGTRVAAVDSQQAYQPADGSYSKKVHLTRNPKTGQWRIDGPPDGVVMGKSDFQRNYTSVDKYYFASDTTAGATGQPVAVADPVFVRSKVDPMTQMVRSLLSGPSRWLGPVVRSSFPTGTALQKDVSGLAPDDQNKLTVPLNLKVSQVAATKCTEMATQLLFTLRNLAPTLDSVELQGVGGRRLCDLSEERAESAAWHGSAKSPEYLYFLDGKHRLVRMPTGSTGTSAVPVPGPLGEGDKGLQSVAVSRDEHSAAGVGDTGRSLYVTSLSSGDSLGNPLLTSAGATPADRLTTPSWDARGDLWVADRDPHRSRVYVVAQGSSKPQEVAVPELSGQIKDARVAADGVRIALVVEKDGKQSLLIGRIQRDDGTGQGISVVELRSAAPDLEQVSALSWAGDSRLLAAGREQGGVLQMRYVQVDGSTLDGPAPGALTGVKAIAASEDERVPLVAYSEDDGIVRLPSGAQWQKVDKDGTAPAYPG, from the coding sequence GTGGGCGCTGACCGCATGGGGGGCGCCCGGTGGCGACCCGGGCGCGCGGTGGCGTACGCCGCTTCGGGGGTCGTTCTGCTGGCCGGGTGCGCCTCGATGCCCGACAACGGGGACTTGCGGAACGTGGAGTCCACGCCGCGGCAGGACACCGGCGTCCGGGTGTTCGCCATGCCGCCGGCCGAGGGTGCTGGGCCGGCCGAGATCATGCAGGGCTTCCTGGAGGCGCTGACCAGCGACGATCCGGACTACGACACGGCCCGCAAGTATCTGACGGACGACGCCGCGCGCGCATGGCGGCCGGAGCGGTCGACCACGGTCCTCGCGAACGGGCCGAGTATCGAGCCCGACTGCCGCCCGGGCGGCAAGCCGGATCCGACCAGCAGTGTCACCTGCGTGCTGGAGGGCACCCGGGTTGCGGCCGTGGACTCGCAGCAGGCGTATCAGCCCGCTGACGGCTCCTACAGCAAGAAGGTGCACCTCACGCGGAACCCCAAGACCGGGCAGTGGCGTATCGACGGGCCGCCCGACGGCGTCGTCATGGGCAAGTCGGACTTCCAGCGCAACTACACGTCCGTTGACAAGTACTACTTCGCGTCCGACACGACGGCCGGGGCGACGGGACAGCCGGTGGCGGTCGCCGACCCGGTGTTCGTGCGCAGCAAGGTGGACCCGATGACGCAGATGGTCCGCTCACTGCTGAGCGGCCCGAGCAGATGGCTCGGCCCGGTCGTCAGGTCCAGTTTCCCGACCGGTACGGCCTTGCAGAAGGACGTGTCGGGGCTGGCGCCGGACGACCAGAACAAGCTGACGGTGCCGCTGAACCTCAAGGTGTCCCAGGTCGCGGCCACCAAGTGCACCGAGATGGCGACGCAGCTGCTGTTCACGCTGCGGAACCTGGCGCCGACGCTGGACTCGGTCGAACTGCAGGGCGTCGGCGGTCGTCGGCTGTGCGATCTGAGCGAGGAGCGCGCCGAGTCCGCCGCCTGGCACGGGTCGGCCAAGAGCCCCGAGTACCTGTACTTCCTGGACGGCAAGCACCGGTTGGTGCGGATGCCGACGGGGAGCACGGGTACGAGTGCCGTTCCGGTGCCCGGTCCGCTCGGTGAGGGTGACAAGGGGCTGCAGTCGGTGGCTGTGTCGCGGGACGAGCACAGCGCGGCCGGGGTCGGCGATACGGGCAGGTCGTTGTACGTGACGTCGCTGTCGTCGGGCGATTCGCTCGGGAATCCGCTGCTGACCAGCGCGGGCGCGACGCCGGCCGACCGGCTGACGACCCCGAGCTGGGACGCGCGCGGCGATCTGTGGGTGGCCGACCGCGACCCGCACCGTTCACGGGTCTACGTCGTGGCGCAGGGGAGCAGCAAGCCTCAGGAGGTCGCGGTCCCGGAGCTGTCCGGCCAGATCAAGGACGCCCGGGTGGCGGCCGACGGGGTACGGATCGCGCTGGTCGTGGAGAAGGACGGCAAGCAGTCCCTGCTCATCGGCCGGATCCAGCGTGACGACGGGACCGGGCAGGGTATCTCCGTGGTGGAACTGCGGTCGGCCGCACCCGACTTGGAGCAGGTCAGCGCCCTGTCCTGGGCCGGGGACAGCAGGCTGCTCGCGGCCGGCAGGGAGCAGGGGGGCGTGCTGCAGATGCGCTACGTCCAGGTCGACGGCTCCACGCTCGACGGTCCGGCCCCCGGCGCGCTGACCGGCGTCAAGGCGATCGCCGCGTCCGAGGACGAGCGGGTGCCGCTGGTGGCCTACTCGGAGGACGACGGGATCGTACGGCTGCCGTCCGGAGCGCAGTGGCAGAAGGTGGACAAGGACGGAACGGCACCGGCCTATCCGGGCTGA